From a single Mycolicibacterium mengxianglii genomic region:
- a CDS encoding DUF1501 domain-containing protein: MAAVGRRAFLAGCAGIGLGAVSASLPVTREEVRRLSNEMPLAPSAGILVLVTLYGGNDGINTLIPYTNNAYQDSRPELAYSAEDVIDLDGEYGFNPGLKGLGELFDDGSLAVVRGVGYPEQDRSHFRSMDIWQTASTDNGVSTGWIGRWLDLKAPNPLRAISVGSALPTLAIGSQRTAATLSPDSLASITDNSDLMSELGEPDPEDTEAMVSVRDSYSSAANVSRQFDGIINRADKPQTANIFNVNTISGQLNIVSRCIRAGLPTQVYCVSLDGFDTHANEKTAQEKLLRAFDRSLTKFLKEISGAPRGKNVVVMAYSEFGRRVAANASDGTDHGTSGPVFVAGAPVRGGFYGDNPSLTDLTHGDLKTTTDFRDLYGELLATTLAVDPASIIGGKRKPIGFLS, encoded by the coding sequence ATGGCCGCAGTAGGCCGTCGCGCATTCCTAGCCGGCTGCGCAGGCATCGGGCTAGGAGCAGTGTCCGCGTCCCTGCCAGTGACCCGGGAAGAGGTGCGTCGACTTTCGAATGAGATGCCACTAGCGCCCAGCGCGGGTATATTAGTACTGGTTACCCTGTACGGCGGCAACGACGGAATCAATACGCTAATTCCCTACACGAACAATGCTTACCAGGACTCTCGGCCAGAGCTGGCTTACTCAGCCGAAGATGTTATCGACCTAGATGGTGAGTACGGGTTCAATCCTGGATTAAAAGGTCTGGGCGAGCTATTCGACGACGGATCTCTAGCAGTTGTGCGCGGCGTTGGCTACCCAGAGCAGGATCGGAGCCACTTTCGCTCGATGGACATTTGGCAAACCGCGTCAACCGACAACGGAGTAAGTACAGGATGGATCGGACGTTGGTTAGATCTGAAAGCCCCCAACCCACTACGCGCAATCAGCGTTGGAAGTGCACTTCCCACTCTCGCAATTGGCTCCCAGAGAACAGCAGCAACCTTGTCTCCAGACAGTTTGGCAAGCATCACCGATAATTCTGATTTGATGTCCGAGCTCGGCGAACCTGATCCTGAGGATACCGAGGCAATGGTATCGGTCCGCGATTCTTATAGTTCCGCCGCTAACGTGTCTCGTCAGTTCGACGGTATTATCAATCGGGCTGACAAACCACAGACAGCAAACATTTTCAATGTAAATACAATCTCCGGGCAACTAAATATAGTTAGCCGCTGCATTCGCGCTGGCTTGCCAACGCAAGTTTACTGTGTATCGCTCGACGGTTTCGACACACACGCCAACGAAAAGACAGCTCAGGAAAAGCTACTTCGAGCATTCGATAGATCGCTGACCAAGTTCTTGAAGGAAATATCGGGTGCGCCAAGGGGTAAAAATGTTGTCGTTATGGCGTACTCAGAATTCGGTCGTCGAGTGGCGGCTAATGCGTCCGATGGTACTGATCACGGAACTTCCGGCCCTGTTTTCGTCGCCGGGGCACCGGTGCGAGGCGGGTTCTACGGTGACAACCCAAGTTTGACGGACCTTACGCACGGCGATCTGAAAACCACTACGGACTTTAGAGACCTGTACGGTGAACTCTTGGCTACTACGCTTGCCGTGGACCCTGCGTCAATTATCGGCGGGAAGCGAAAACCCATCGGCTTTTTATCCTGA
- a CDS encoding MBL fold metallo-hydrolase: protein MAPSTDDRLYFRQLLSGRDFAAGDMIATQMRNFSYLIGDKETRDCVVVDPAYAANDLVDALEADGMKLSGVLVTHHHPDHVGGSMMGFTLKGLAELLERQATPVHVNTHEAQWVSRITDIPLSDLTAHEHGDKVAVGDIEIELLHTPGHTPGSQCFLLDGRLVAGDTLFLEGCGRTDFPGGNVDDMFRSLQYLAKLGGDPTVFPGHWYSAEPSAPLDEVKRSNYVYRASNLDQWRTLMGG, encoded by the coding sequence ATGGCCCCCAGCACAGATGACCGCCTCTACTTCCGCCAACTGCTGTCCGGGCGTGACTTCGCCGCCGGTGACATGATCGCCACGCAGATGCGCAACTTCTCCTACCTGATCGGCGACAAAGAGACCAGGGACTGCGTGGTCGTCGACCCCGCCTACGCCGCCAACGATCTGGTGGATGCCCTCGAGGCCGACGGCATGAAGCTGTCCGGGGTCCTGGTTACCCACCACCACCCCGATCATGTCGGCGGCTCGATGATGGGCTTCACCCTCAAAGGACTGGCCGAGCTCCTGGAACGCCAGGCGACCCCGGTGCATGTCAACACCCATGAGGCGCAGTGGGTTTCGCGCATCACCGATATCCCGCTGTCAGACCTGACCGCACATGAACACGGCGACAAGGTCGCCGTGGGCGATATCGAAATCGAACTGCTACACACCCCCGGCCACACGCCGGGCAGCCAGTGCTTCTTGCTGGATGGCCGACTGGTCGCCGGCGACACGCTGTTCCTGGAGGGCTGTGGGCGCACGGACTTCCCCGGCGGCAACGTCGACGATATGTTCCGCAGCCTGCAATACCTGGCGAAACTCGGCGGAGATCCCACCGTTTTCCCCGGTCACTGGTATTCGGCCGAACCCAGCGCTCCCCTGGATGAGGTGAAGCGCAGTAATTACGTGTACCGCGCCTCCAACCTGGATCAGTGGCGCACGCTCATGGGCGGATGA
- a CDS encoding crotonase/enoyl-CoA hydratase family protein, with protein MSGAVTYRHDDSIAVITLDDGKANVLGVAMQQAINDALDNAERDEVGAVVIAGNQKVFSGGFDLKVFQSGDVEASVAMLQGGFELSHRLLSFPKPVVMACTGHAIAMGAFLLCSGDHRIAAPGCNIQANEVAIGMVLPYAALEVMKLRLTRAAYQQSVGLAKVYFGESAIAAGWIDEIALPDAVLERAEESARAFANLHRGAHAASKLRARAEALDGIRAGITNMKAEFGIK; from the coding sequence ATGAGCGGCGCGGTCACCTACCGGCACGACGACTCCATCGCAGTCATCACCCTCGACGACGGTAAAGCCAACGTGCTCGGCGTGGCGATGCAGCAAGCCATCAACGACGCATTGGACAACGCCGAACGCGACGAGGTGGGCGCGGTGGTGATCGCCGGGAACCAGAAGGTGTTCAGCGGCGGGTTCGACCTCAAGGTGTTTCAATCCGGCGACGTCGAAGCATCAGTGGCGATGCTGCAGGGCGGATTCGAGTTGTCCCACCGACTGCTGTCCTTCCCCAAGCCCGTGGTGATGGCCTGCACCGGCCACGCGATCGCCATGGGTGCTTTTCTGCTGTGCAGTGGCGACCACCGCATAGCCGCACCGGGCTGCAATATTCAAGCCAACGAAGTGGCCATCGGCATGGTGCTGCCCTACGCCGCCCTCGAGGTGATGAAGCTCCGTCTGACCCGGGCCGCCTATCAACAGTCCGTCGGCCTGGCCAAGGTCTACTTCGGCGAATCGGCCATCGCCGCCGGATGGATCGACGAAATCGCCCTTCCGGACGCGGTGCTCGAACGGGCCGAGGAGTCCGCCCGCGCATTCGCCAACCTGCACCGGGGCGCACATGCCGCCTCGAAGTTGCGTGCCCGCGCCGAGGCCCTGGACGGGATCCGGGCCGGCATCACCAACATGAAGGCCGAGTTCGGCATCAAGTAG
- a CDS encoding TetR/AcrR family transcriptional regulator — MPRAKQRTPELRDRVLSVAVDVLTEDGLSGFTTRRVAERAGTSLPAIYELFTDKAGLLRQVYFEGFRRLARAMAAVSETSDPVGDLERLIPVFRRFCLDYGALARVMFSRPFQDLSPGPAELAAAPTVRDLLVSKVQRCVEEGQLRGDPVDIAHVLLALAQGLAVQEGGGWLGTSKDAVDRRWDLGVASLLSGFASTGTSSQPD; from the coding sequence ATGCCCAGGGCCAAGCAACGGACCCCCGAACTGCGCGACCGCGTGTTGTCGGTCGCCGTCGATGTGCTGACGGAAGACGGCCTGTCGGGCTTCACGACCCGCCGGGTCGCCGAGCGCGCCGGAACCTCCCTGCCGGCAATCTATGAGCTGTTCACCGATAAGGCCGGCCTGCTGCGCCAGGTGTACTTCGAGGGATTCCGCAGACTCGCGCGGGCTATGGCAGCGGTCTCTGAAACGTCCGACCCCGTCGGCGATCTCGAGCGCCTGATTCCCGTCTTTCGCCGGTTCTGCCTGGACTATGGGGCTTTGGCACGGGTCATGTTCTCCCGGCCATTTCAGGATCTCTCCCCCGGCCCTGCCGAACTCGCAGCCGCGCCCACCGTTCGCGACCTTCTTGTCAGCAAAGTCCAGCGGTGTGTCGAGGAAGGACAGCTCAGAGGCGACCCAGTCGATATCGCCCACGTGCTGCTCGCGCTGGCACAGGGGTTGGCCGTCCAGGAAGGTGGGGGTTGGCTGGGCACATCGAAGGATGCGGTGGACCGCCGGTGGGACCTTGGCGTAGCCAGTCTACTTAGCGGGTTCGCCTCCACCGGGACCTCTTCACAACCCGACTGA
- a CDS encoding pirin family protein — translation MSNLETTPAEIDCAGSLSVGIEILEPREVPLGGPRAMRVRRTLPQRQRSLIGAWCFADHYGPEDVRGGAGMNVPPHPHTGLQTVSWLFDGEIEHRDSSGVHAMVRPGELNLMTAGAGICHSEVSTSATAVLHGVQLWVALPDGARDTDRRFDHYAPQPFSLDGAAVTVFLGELAGHRSPVTTFTPLLGAQVELPTGCSVETPIDPGFEHGVLVDRGAMEIAGRPVAVGEMAYQGTGHSTLTLTNTGDEPLRAVLLGGEPFTEELLMWWNFVGRTHDEIVAYRDEWQSGAARFGEVLGYRGEPQRLPAPPLPSTRLKPRQPPLRKESP, via the coding sequence GTGAGCAACCTTGAAACAACTCCGGCCGAAATCGATTGCGCTGGTTCGCTCAGCGTCGGCATCGAAATTCTGGAACCTCGCGAGGTTCCACTCGGCGGGCCACGTGCCATGCGGGTACGCCGAACGCTGCCGCAGCGACAACGGTCACTGATTGGTGCGTGGTGCTTCGCCGACCATTACGGGCCCGAGGATGTTCGCGGTGGCGCCGGCATGAACGTCCCTCCGCACCCGCACACCGGCCTACAGACGGTCAGTTGGCTCTTCGACGGCGAGATCGAGCATCGGGACAGCAGCGGTGTGCATGCGATGGTGCGGCCGGGCGAGCTGAACCTGATGACCGCTGGGGCCGGCATCTGTCATTCCGAAGTATCGACCTCGGCCACGGCCGTCCTGCACGGCGTTCAGCTGTGGGTCGCACTGCCCGACGGGGCCCGCGATACCGACCGGCGATTTGACCACTATGCGCCGCAACCATTTTCGCTTGACGGTGCCGCCGTGACGGTCTTCTTGGGCGAGCTGGCCGGGCATCGTTCACCGGTAACGACATTCACTCCGTTACTCGGGGCGCAGGTCGAACTGCCGACGGGCTGCTCGGTGGAGACACCGATCGACCCCGGCTTCGAACACGGAGTGCTCGTGGATCGTGGGGCGATGGAGATCGCCGGACGGCCCGTCGCCGTCGGCGAGATGGCCTACCAGGGCACCGGTCACAGCACTCTGACGCTGACGAACACCGGCGATGAACCGCTGCGCGCGGTACTCCTCGGGGGAGAACCATTCACCGAGGAACTGCTGATGTGGTGGAACTTCGTCGGGCGCACCCATGACGAGATCGTCGCCTATCGCGACGAATGGCAGTCCGGGGCAGCCCGTTTCGGCGAGGTCCTCGGTTACCGCGGCGAGCCGCAGCGGCTGCCTGCTCCCCCGTTGCCGTCCACCCGCCTCAAGCCCCGACAACCACCCCTCCGGAAGGAAAGCCCATGA
- a CDS encoding GNAT family N-acetyltransferase, with translation MTLTDKTGAPVHVAQQPGKFTVEVEGKVVGLAAFEDQDGRRIFHHTEVDDEYGGRGLATILVGQALEATRADGLRIVPVCSMVAGYVEKHQEFDDIVDAPTQEILDQLRG, from the coding sequence ATGACCCTCACCGACAAGACCGGGGCGCCGGTGCACGTCGCCCAACAGCCCGGAAAGTTCACCGTCGAGGTCGAGGGAAAGGTAGTCGGGCTCGCCGCGTTCGAAGATCAGGACGGGCGAAGGATCTTCCACCACACCGAGGTCGACGACGAATACGGTGGCCGCGGCCTGGCAACAATTCTTGTGGGTCAGGCATTGGAGGCCACGCGCGCCGACGGGCTACGCATCGTCCCGGTTTGCAGCATGGTCGCCGGCTACGTCGAGAAGCACCAGGAGTTCGACGACATCGTGGACGCTCCGACGCAGGAGATACTCGACCAGCTCCGCGGCTAG
- the usfY gene encoding protein UsfY, whose translation MKGAYRDPVDHVRTTQPHAGESFIDNLWWPGLFLLALGVMAIAGFVAATAYSRDGWSLVLGLIAGALVTAGALLITVEHQRVKKVERRWVGEHPAAGPPLPR comes from the coding sequence ATGAAAGGCGCATATCGGGATCCGGTGGATCACGTCCGAACCACTCAGCCGCATGCCGGCGAATCGTTCATCGACAACCTGTGGTGGCCGGGTTTGTTTCTGTTGGCCCTCGGCGTCATGGCCATTGCGGGCTTTGTCGCCGCCACCGCCTACAGCCGCGACGGCTGGTCGCTGGTCCTCGGGTTGATCGCTGGAGCGCTGGTGACGGCGGGCGCGCTACTGATCACCGTCGAGCATCAACGCGTCAAGAAAGTGGAGCGACGCTGGGTGGGTGAGCATCCGGCGGCGGGGCCGCCCCTGCCGCGCTGA
- a CDS encoding acyltransferase family protein — protein MTTALERYQESSWRRRKRAQRQNHRLDLQGLRMVAVLAVFANHLWGWPQGGVVGVDLFFVITGFLITASLLRDGEQPGVVSLKRFYWTRLRRVLPAASLVLILTYAASTLVLTSAQVHEVGQDAALAAVFVANWQFASDSAAGESMSPLAHYWAVSIEQQFYLVWPLLILGASLMAIRKAAPARRKQAVGAVIGVTVAASLTWALYETATAHDSAYFNTFARLWEFGIGALLATAAGALARIPDLFKPLMSWSGLLLIGVSLFYLDIESPGFPAPWAILPVCGAGLVIAAGVGFEPRYQWFLTNRVSTYIGNLSYSLYLVHWPVIILIGAIMASSNYFYVTVLTVSCALAVACYHFVETPLRNATFEKIRDTRRAIDEGVYHVERSSKAAAVAALVLLTVGLISYAMRPEAYDQSAAPAELISLHSSSSN, from the coding sequence ATGACAACGGCGCTGGAGCGGTACCAGGAATCGTCGTGGCGGCGGCGAAAGCGAGCTCAACGGCAAAACCATCGTCTCGATCTTCAGGGGCTGCGGATGGTCGCCGTCCTAGCCGTGTTCGCCAATCATCTGTGGGGCTGGCCGCAAGGTGGGGTTGTCGGCGTTGATCTCTTCTTCGTGATTACCGGCTTCCTGATCACCGCCAGCCTCCTGCGGGACGGAGAACAACCCGGAGTTGTATCTCTCAAGCGGTTCTACTGGACCCGACTGCGCCGCGTGCTTCCTGCCGCCAGTCTGGTCCTGATCCTCACTTATGCCGCGTCGACACTTGTGCTGACCTCAGCTCAGGTACACGAGGTGGGCCAAGACGCCGCTCTTGCGGCGGTCTTCGTGGCGAATTGGCAGTTCGCCTCTGACTCCGCAGCGGGTGAGTCGATGTCACCACTAGCGCACTACTGGGCCGTGTCGATCGAGCAGCAGTTCTACCTCGTCTGGCCACTGCTGATCCTCGGGGCCAGTCTGATGGCCATCCGCAAGGCTGCCCCCGCTCGCCGGAAGCAGGCGGTCGGCGCCGTCATTGGGGTAACCGTCGCCGCTTCACTGACGTGGGCTCTCTACGAAACCGCAACCGCCCACGACTCGGCCTACTTCAACACATTCGCCCGTCTCTGGGAGTTCGGAATCGGCGCCCTCCTGGCAACTGCGGCCGGCGCACTAGCCCGCATCCCCGACCTTTTCAAGCCTCTGATGTCGTGGTCCGGCCTGCTCCTCATCGGCGTAAGCCTCTTCTATCTGGACATAGAAAGTCCGGGCTTTCCGGCTCCGTGGGCAATACTCCCGGTGTGCGGGGCCGGTTTGGTTATCGCGGCAGGGGTGGGCTTCGAGCCGCGCTACCAGTGGTTTCTGACCAACCGCGTGAGCACGTACATCGGGAACCTCTCCTACTCGCTGTACCTGGTCCACTGGCCCGTCATCATCCTCATCGGGGCAATCATGGCCAGCAGCAACTACTTCTACGTGACCGTGCTGACGGTCTCATGTGCACTGGCGGTCGCGTGCTACCACTTTGTTGAAACCCCTTTGCGGAACGCCACGTTCGAGAAGATTCGCGACACTAGACGGGCAATCGACGAGGGTGTCTATCACGTTGAACGATCCAGCAAGGCTGCGGCTGTGGCCGCACTCGTCCTGCTGACCGTCGGCTTGATTTCCTACGCAATGCGACCGGAGGCGTACGACCAATCCGCAGCGCCCGCCGAGCTGATCTCCCTCCATTCCAGCTCGTCGAATTAG